The DNA window CGCGGACCCGGCGACCTGTGGCATGATCTGGCACCTGTGAATCTCGACGCACCGAAGGACCGATGACATGACCACGGCACAGCCCCAGCAGCGCGGCGGCAGCACGCTGAAGTTCCTCCTGCCCTCTCTGCTGGGCATCTTCATCTTCATGGTGCCGGTGCCCGACGGCGAGGGATCGGTCACCATCCCCATCGCGTGGATGGCCAACAGCCTGGGTGAGCTGATCGGCGATGCCATCCCGTGGATCCTGCTGACGCTGGTGACGATCTCCACGGTGGGCACCCTGCTCTACAGCCTGGCCAAGCCGGCGTTCCTTCAGAACCAGCTGGGGCGGACCCTGTTCAAGACGACCCCGCCGTGGGCGGCGACCCGCGTGGTGGGGCTGGCGTTCGGCGTCGCGATCCTCTTCGAGCTGGGTCCGGAGTGGATCTGGGGTGAGGACACCGGCGGGCTGATCGTGGATCTGGCCACGCTGCTGATCGTGGTCTTCGCCCTCGCCGGTCTGCTGCTGCCCCTGCTGCTGAACTTCGGGCTGCTGGACTTCGCCGGAGCGCTGATGACCACGGTGATGCGTCCGCTGTTCAAGGTGCCCGGACGGTCCTCCGTGGTCGGGCTGACCTCGTGGTTGGGCGATGGCACCATCGGCGTGCTGATGACCAACCAGCAGTACACCCAGGGGCACTACACCAAGCGTGAGGCCGCCGTGCTGGGCACCACCTTCAACATCGTCTCGGTGACGTTCATCGTGGTGATCCTGGGACAGCTGAACCTGGAGCACATGTTCGGGCCGTTCTATCTGACGATCATCCTGGCCGGACTGGCCGCGGCGATCATCATGCCGCGGATCCCTCCGCTGTCCCGATTCCCCGATGAGTTCGCCGAGGGCATCACCGAGGACCCGCGCACCGCCTCCCACGCAGTGGTGGATCCGCAGCAGGGCGAGACGTCGCTGCTGGCCCGGGCATGGGAGAGCGCCCGACGCCGCGGCGCCTCGGTGCGGCTGGGCGCTGTGGCCCGCAGCGGAGTCTCCAACGCCTTGGAGATGTGGCTGGCGGTCATCCCGATCATCCTGGCGGTGGGCACCATCGCGGTGATCATCGCGGAGAACACCGAGCTCTTCACCTGGCTGGGCTACCCCTTCGTCCCGGTGCTGGAGGTGCTGCAGGTCCCCGAGGCCGCAGAAGCCTCCGAGACGCTGCTGATCGGGTTCGCCGACATGCTGCTGCCGGCGATCATCGGCAGCGGGATCGAATCCGAGATGACCCGGTTCATCATCGGCGCGCTCTCAGTGACCCAGCTGATCTTCATGTCTGAGACCGGCGGTATGCTGCTGGCCTCCCGGATCCCCGTGAAGTTCCACCACCTCGTGGCGATCTTCCTGCTGCGGACCCTGATCAGCCTGCCGATCATCATCGGGCTGGCACACCTGTTCTACTGAGCGCTGACGTGCCTGCGGCTGATCCTCAGTCACGCCTGAAGGCTCAGCCCCGGCCGTTGAGCCGCTGGGCGGTGAGCTTCTGCAGCAGGGCGCGGGCGCCGTCGGTGCGCAGGGTCTCCAACGCGTCCAGGTAGGGGCGGGTGAAGGCCTCGTGCTGGACCAGGTCGCCGAAGAGCTCCTCATCGCGGAGGAAGGCCAGCGGGTCCTGATCGTGCTGTGCGGCGGCCGCCATGACGCGGTCGCGCAGCCGGTCCACCACGGGCCACTGCTCGCCGTTCTCGCCGGTGCCCTCGGCGTACCGGGCCCAGGAGGCGACGATGGCCGCGCAGACGGTGACGTCGCGGCCGGCGTCGAGGTTCTCGCGGATCACCGGCATCATCCAGGTGGGGATGCGGTCGGAGGACTCGGCGGCCAGGCGGGCCAGCGTGTCCTTCACATGCTCGTTGGCGAACCGGGCGATCAGCTGATCCTTATAGGCGTCCAGATCGATGCCCGGGACCTCGGGCACGGTGGGAGTGCCCTCGTCGTCCATGTAGAGGAAGCGGGTGAACGGGGTCAGGTCCGGGTCCGTGCAGGCCTCGTGAGCGTAGGTGTGACCCAGCAGCAGGCCGAAGTAGGCGATGGCCTGGTGGCTGCAGTTGAGCAGGCGCAGCTTCATCAGCTCGTAGGGCTCCACGTCCTGGACCATCTGCACGCCGACCTCCTCGAAGGCCGGGCGGCCGGCGGGGAAGTCATCCTCCAGCACCCACTGGATGAAGTCCTCGGAGACCACGGGCCAGGCGTCCTCGATGCCATAGTCCTCGGCGATCATCGCGCGGTCCTCATCTGAGGTGACCGGGGTGATCCGGTCCACCATGCAGCTGGGGAAGGCCACGTTCTGCTCGATCCAGCCCGCCAGCGGCTCGGCGTGGGTCTGCTCATCCTTGCGGCGGGCGAAGGCCAGCACCATCTCCTTGGCCAGGTGACCGTTGCCGCGGACGTTGTCGCAGGAGAGCACGGTGAAGGGTGCGACGCCGGCTTCCCGACGGCGGCGCAGGGCCTCCACCACGTAGCCGAACATGGTCTGCGGGTGCACAGCCTGACCGGCCTGCGGCGCTGAGCCGTCCTGGCCGAAGTCGGCGTCGAGATCTGCGGCCACCGCAGGGGTCTCGTACTGGAACTCTCCGGTGGAGGGGTTGTAGTTGTAGCCGCCCTCGGTCACGGTCAGCGAGACGATCCGCACCGCCGGGTCCGTCATCCGCGACAGGACCTGCTCCGGGTCATCGGGGGCGAAGAGGTACTCCGCGATGGAGCCGATGACGCTGGCCTCCCGGAGACCGTCGGGGAACTTCGCGGCGAAGGTGTAGAGCCCGTCCTGCGCGGTCAGGGCGTCCCGCATGGCAGCGTCTGCCGGCATGAGCCCGACTCCGCAGACTGCCCACTCAGCGGAGTGGCCGGCGTTGAACAGCCGGTTCAGATAATAGGCCTGGTGGGCGCGGTGGAAGCCGCCCACACCGAAGTGCACGATGCCGACCTTCCGGCCCTCGAGACGGTAGTCGGGCACCGAGAGGGCGTCACCGTTGGCCGCTGCGATCTCCGGCAGAGTGGAAGCTGAGAGCAGAGTCATGCAGATCACACTATCAAACGAGCGCGTGGCTTCGATCATATGATCGGACGGGAGGGGAGGCGTGCTCAACAGTCTGCCGCCACGCCGAGTCCGCGTGTAGCGTTCACACTATGCTCCCCTCCCACCTCCGAGATCTGACAGACCAGGCGGTCGACTACGCCCGAGCACATCACCACGGCGAGGGGCACACCGTCGCCGCCGCCGTGCTGACGAAGTCCGGGGCCGTGATCTTCGGCCTGAACGCCTATCACTTCCTCGGCGGCCCCTGCGGCGAGATCGCGGCACTGGCGAACCATGCCGCACAGGCCCCCGATGACCCGATCGACGCTGTCGTCGCAGTCCACGGGCCCACCGGCGAGGTCATCGCCCCCTGCGGGAGATGCAGACAGGTTCTCTTCGACAAGGACCCCGAGATCCTCTCTGTCGTGCGGAGCCAGAGAGGGCTCGAAGCGATGCCGGTGCGGGATCTGCTGCCGCATGCGTTCGACCAGCGGTCCATCGACCAGGAGCAGCGCATCTACATGTGGGAGGGGTACGAGCAGAGCATCCGTGGCGGTTCCAAACGACAGACCGTCCGCGTAGATGATCCGTTCCGCCAAGGCCCCGCACTGCTGGTCTTCGAGAAGGAGAACGGGGCCGCTGTCTCACTTCCTGCGGACGTGACGGGCGTCGTGCACCTGCGCCGCACAGAACTCACCGAGGAGCACGCCCAGAAGGATGGATTCGACTCTTTGGCCGAGCTCCAGGCCGCCCTGGACAGGCACTATCCGAGCCTCCATGCCGATGCCCCTGTGGATGTGGTCTCGTTTCACGTGACGAACCGCGTCTGAATCAGGGGCCAGGGCGCCAGAGCGCAGGCTTTGAAGTCAGCCCTCCGACTCCGCCAGGCGGTCGGCCAGCTCAGCCGAGAGCACCAGATCATCCACGACGCCGGCCCGGACAGCGGCCAGCACGGCCTCCGGGTATTCCACGGCGGCGGCCACGGCGATCACGTGAGCACGCTTGAGCTGCTCAGGGCGCACCCCGATCACTCGATCCTCCATACCGGATTCCGCCACGTTGCCCTCGATGTCCATCAGGATTCCCGAACACTCCGAGACGACTCCTGCGGCACGCGCCCGCTCCTGCTCCTGCTCACTCATCCGACCCCACAGAGTGGAGGCCCCGGGGCCCCAGCCGCCGATGGCCACCACAGCGACATCCAGGGACGTCGCAGCCTCCAGGGCGGCGCTGACCTCCTCCAGGGGGCGCAGCGCGGCGGCCACCTCTGGAGAGTCGACGATCAGCGGAGTCGGCAATGGCCAGACCTGGCCGCCGGAGTAGGAGCCGAGGGTGTGGATCAGGGTGGAGGAGGCCGCCGTCGAGGATCCCGGAGCACTCAGGGGCCCGACCAATTGGACGATGTCCACCCGCGGGAGGGCGTCGAGGTGCTCGGGAAGGTGCATCAGAGTGCGCGACCAGGCGACGCCGAGCCGGCCGCCGTCGTGCACCCGCTGCGGAAGGATCTGAGCGACCTGCCGGGCCAGTGCCGAGCGCGTGGTCTCATCTGAGCGCTGCGGGACCACGGTGACTGAGTTGATCCCGAGCCGAGCAGCGAGGTCGCCGCGGCCGCTGCCTGCCTCAGTGGGGTCCACGATGGTGATCCGCACGACCCCCTCGTCCCGAGCCTGATCCAGCAGGCGGGCCACCTGGAAACGGGAGAGCCCGTGCCGTTTGGCGATCTCCACTTTGGAGAGACCCTGCAGGTAGTGCTCATCGGCCATCCTGGCCATGAGCGACAGGTCAGCTTCCTCCGACATTCGTCCCCCTTCAGGGAAGCGGCGCAGCTTCCCGTCGTCACGCTCATACGAGCATATATGATCGGCGTCACTTCTCACATGAGTGGCCGACGGCTCGTGACCAGGCGATTCGAGCGGGGTTTTAGCCCTTATGGACCGATTTTCGCCTTCATAAGGGCTAAAACCCCGCTCGAATCGCAGTGAGGGGGTTACTGGAAGTCCTCAGGAGGCATAGTCTCGGCACGGCCTTTGGTGGGGCGCGGATGCGTGCGGCGGTGCCGGATGGTCTCACTGATCAGATAGATCAGCGGGCCGACGATCGGCAGGAACAGCACGACGGCGGCCCAGGCCATCTTCTGCCCGCTTGAGTGGGAGGTCTGGACGATCACCATGAACGCAGCCACGATCAGGGCGGCGGCCGCGATGCCGCCCACCCGCAGCCACCACGGGATCGGCTCACCGGGCTCCAGGCCGAGGACGCTCAGCTGGACCGACCCCGACTCGAAGGCACCCCACAACATCTCCATAGACTCAGGGTAGGAGCCGGCGTCGTCTCCTCGAAAGGTCTGGTCGTCGCGCAGATGCCGCTCCCAGCGCGAAATCGCCGCTCAGCGCTGCGGCCAGACGGCTCCGTCGCGCTCAGCCATGAACTGGGCCAGCGCCGCGGCGTCATCGGTCATCAGACCGTCCACACCCATGTCCAGCAGTCGGCGCATCTCCTCCGGCTCATCCACCACCCAGACATGGACCTGCAGACCGGCCCGGTGACAGCGGCGGACGAACCCGGGCGTCACCACGCGGATCCGACCCTGGCTGATGGGGACCTGCACGCAGTCGATCTCGGTGGAGCGCCGACCCAGCCGCTGCATCAGGCCCAACGGCCCCAGCAGCACGATCAGCGCGGTGACCACCCACCCGCCCGACGTGGCAACCCGCCGGCTCAGCGCCCTGCGCACCCGGTGCCGGCGCGCGTCGTTGAAGCTGGCGGCCAGCACGCGGTCGTGAGCCCCGTGAGCCTCCACCAGCCGGGCGAACTCGTCGACCGAGGCGCCGTCTTTGAGGTCCACGTTCAGGTGGACGTCCTCCCACCGGGTCAGCAGCTCCTCGAACCTCAACAGCGGCTCACCGCTGGCGCGCAGCCGCAGGCCCGCCAGCTGCTGCCAGGTCTTCTCGCTCAGCGGGCCGGTGCCGTCGGTGATCCGCTCCAGCGTCTCATCGTGGAAGACCACCAGCACCCCGTCCGAGGAGGTGCGCACGTCGATCTCCAGATAGCGGTAGCCCATCGCCACGGCGGCCTCGAAGGCGGCCATCGTATTCTCCCGGGCCGGGTCCCCACCGCGGTGGACGAAGGCCAGCGGCGAGTGAT is part of the Nesterenkonia lacusekhoensis genome and encodes:
- a CDS encoding YjiH family protein; protein product: MTTAQPQQRGGSTLKFLLPSLLGIFIFMVPVPDGEGSVTIPIAWMANSLGELIGDAIPWILLTLVTISTVGTLLYSLAKPAFLQNQLGRTLFKTTPPWAATRVVGLAFGVAILFELGPEWIWGEDTGGLIVDLATLLIVVFALAGLLLPLLLNFGLLDFAGALMTTVMRPLFKVPGRSSVVGLTSWLGDGTIGVLMTNQQYTQGHYTKREAAVLGTTFNIVSVTFIVVILGQLNLEHMFGPFYLTIILAGLAAAIIMPRIPPLSRFPDEFAEGITEDPRTASHAVVDPQQGETSLLARAWESARRRGASVRLGAVARSGVSNALEMWLAVIPIILAVGTIAVIIAENTELFTWLGYPFVPVLEVLQVPEAAEASETLLIGFADMLLPAIIGSGIESEMTRFIIGALSVTQLIFMSETGGMLLASRIPVKFHHLVAIFLLRTLISLPIIIGLAHLFY
- a CDS encoding mannitol dehydrogenase family protein, whose product is MTLLSASTLPEIAAANGDALSVPDYRLEGRKVGIVHFGVGGFHRAHQAYYLNRLFNAGHSAEWAVCGVGLMPADAAMRDALTAQDGLYTFAAKFPDGLREASVIGSIAEYLFAPDDPEQVLSRMTDPAVRIVSLTVTEGGYNYNPSTGEFQYETPAVAADLDADFGQDGSAPQAGQAVHPQTMFGYVVEALRRRREAGVAPFTVLSCDNVRGNGHLAKEMVLAFARRKDEQTHAEPLAGWIEQNVAFPSCMVDRITPVTSDEDRAMIAEDYGIEDAWPVVSEDFIQWVLEDDFPAGRPAFEEVGVQMVQDVEPYELMKLRLLNCSHQAIAYFGLLLGHTYAHEACTDPDLTPFTRFLYMDDEGTPTVPEVPGIDLDAYKDQLIARFANEHVKDTLARLAAESSDRIPTWMMPVIRENLDAGRDVTVCAAIVASWARYAEGTGENGEQWPVVDRLRDRVMAAAAQHDQDPLAFLRDEELFGDLVQHEAFTRPYLDALETLRTDGARALLQKLTAQRLNGRG
- a CDS encoding ASCH domain-containing protein gives rise to the protein MLPSHLRDLTDQAVDYARAHHHGEGHTVAAAVLTKSGAVIFGLNAYHFLGGPCGEIAALANHAAQAPDDPIDAVVAVHGPTGEVIAPCGRCRQVLFDKDPEILSVVRSQRGLEAMPVRDLLPHAFDQRSIDQEQRIYMWEGYEQSIRGGSKRQTVRVDDPFRQGPALLVFEKENGAAVSLPADVTGVVHLRRTELTEEHAQKDGFDSLAELQAALDRHYPSLHADAPVDVVSFHVTNRV
- a CDS encoding sugar-binding transcriptional regulator, encoding MSEEADLSLMARMADEHYLQGLSKVEIAKRHGLSRFQVARLLDQARDEGVVRITIVDPTEAGSGRGDLAARLGINSVTVVPQRSDETTRSALARQVAQILPQRVHDGGRLGVAWSRTLMHLPEHLDALPRVDIVQLVGPLSAPGSSTAASSTLIHTLGSYSGGQVWPLPTPLIVDSPEVAAALRPLEEVSAALEAATSLDVAVVAIGGWGPGASTLWGRMSEQEQERARAAGVVSECSGILMDIEGNVAESGMEDRVIGVRPEQLKRAHVIAVAAAVEYPEAVLAAVRAGVVDDLVLSAELADRLAESEG
- a CDS encoding PLD nuclease N-terminal domain-containing protein produces the protein MEMLWGAFESGSVQLSVLGLEPGEPIPWWLRVGGIAAAALIVAAFMVIVQTSHSSGQKMAWAAVVLFLPIVGPLIYLISETIRHRRTHPRPTKGRAETMPPEDFQ
- a CDS encoding glycerophosphodiester phosphodiesterase, with the translated sequence MPYREHPYRAVPYLLNSRPGAAGSVDLHHSPLAFVHRGGDPARENTMAAFEAAVAMGYRYLEIDVRTSSDGVLVVFHDETLERITDGTGPLSEKTWQQLAGLRLRASGEPLLRFEELLTRWEDVHLNVDLKDGASVDEFARLVEAHGAHDRVLAASFNDARRHRVRRALSRRVATSGGWVVTALIVLLGPLGLMQRLGRRSTEIDCVQVPISQGRIRVVTPGFVRRCHRAGLQVHVWVVDEPEEMRRLLDMGVDGLMTDDAAALAQFMAERDGAVWPQR